CCCTGGAGGTGATCTGCCGGCGCCTCGGAATCCCGGACGAGTACCTCGACCGCTGCCGCACATGGTCCGAGCAGCGCATCGAACTCATGATGCTGCAGCGCGACACCGATCCCGACCGGCTGCGTGAATACGCCCGCGGGCTGATGGACTTCGGAGCGTTCGCCCGATCACTCGTGCAGGAGCGGCTCGCCTCACCGCAGGACGACCTCATCAGTGAACTGCTCCACGACGGCAAGGCGGGCCGCACGCTGACCGCCGACGAGGCCGCTGTCCAGGTCCCCACACTGATCTTCGCGGGACACATGACCTGTGCGGAGGCTCTTGGCACGATCCTCTTCCAGCAGCTTCAGTCGCCCGGCGGCTGGGCCGAGGTGGTCGACGGGACGGTCGCCACTCGGGACCTTGTCGAGGAGGGGCTGCGGTTCGACAGTCCGCTGGCGGGCATGTACCGGAGCGCGGTCCATGACGTGGTGGTCGGCGACGTCCACCTGGCCGCGGGGAGCCGGCTGCTTCTGCTGTACGGAGCGGCCGGCCGGGACACCCACTCCCCCGCGTGCCCGGTCGGGTTCAGTCCGGGCAGTGGGTCTGCCTCGCATCTCGCGTTCGGGCACGGCATCCATTTCTGCCTCGGAGCCGGATTCGCCCGCCTGGAACTGGAGATCGCGATCCAGGCCGTCGCCACCGGGATGCCGGATCTGACCCTGGCACCGGGGCCCCCGCCACGCCACCGGCCGGTTTTTCCGCTCCGGGCGTTGACCGAGCTGCGGGTACGGCAGCCGGGACGGATACCCGGGCGATCGTCGGGAGATCCGGACGACACGTCGCCCCCGGCGGAACGCACGTGACTCCCTCGACATTTCGAGACGGCCCGTCAGTTCAACTGACGGGCCGTTTCGGCTTGTCGGAGCGGGGCCGGCGCCTGCGGTCAGGCGCGAACCGCGGTCAGGCGCGGACCGCGGTCAGGAAGAGGTAGCCGCTCTCCGGGGTGACCGCGGACAGACGCATGAAGTCGATGAGCGAGGTGGCCTGTTCCTCGCCGACCAGATCGGCCAGCTTGTCGTGGACGGTCTCCACGGCGTCGGCCATGACCGCGAGGGTACGGGAGACGTTGTCGCTGATGTCACGGATCTCCACGTCGACGAAACCGTTGGCGGCCAGCGCCGTCCGGTATTCGTCCACAGTGCCCAAGGAGCGCACCGCGTAGTTCTCGCAGATGTGGTCCAGGACCACGCGCCCCTCCGGGCTGACCGGGCCGCGCTCGATGACATCGGCGATGGCGAGGCGGCCACCGGGGCGCAGGACACGGGCGGTCTCGGAGAGCACCTGGCCGCGGTCGGGCATGTGCCACATCGACTCGAACGCCCAGGCCGCGTCGAACGATCCGTCGGGGAAGGGCATGTCCATCGCGTCCGTGAACTGGAACGTGGCCCGGTCCGCGAGCCCGGCCGCGGCCGCGAGTTCCTTGGCCCGCGCCACCTGGACGTGGCTGACGGAGATGCCCAACACGTCCACGTCACAGGCGCGGACGAGCCGCAGCGCGGGATGGCCGATGCCGCAGCCGATGTCCAGGACCCGCTGGCCGGCCTGCGCCGCGACACCTGAGATCATCAGGTCGGTCAGACGGTCGGTGGCTACCTCGATGGAGCTGTCGTCGGCGTCGTTCTCCCAGTAGCCGTAGTGTTTGTTGGGGCCCCATGCGGAACCGTAGATCTGGCCGATCCCGTCGTACATGCCCGCGACGTCGCTGGGCGCGGGGAACTGCTCGACCGTCATGAGGAACTCCGTATCGTTGTAGAGGTGGCGGCAAGTCGGCGGCGGTTCGGTCAACCGCCCTGGAATCCGGCAGTCACATCGAAAGGCGGGCGGAAACCCGCTGCGCCCGGCTGGGCAACCCCAGCCGAGCGCCTGCGTGTTCCGAGGGCAATTCACTGAAAGCCACGTAGGCCATCAGGTGTTACGAGGACCCCTGGAGTCCGCCAACCTGTTCCTCGCTCACTTCAGTTCGAAGCGCAGGAAACCCAGCCGCAAGCCCCCTGCTTGCCATTCGGTGCCAAGCGCCTGGTTCGCCATGAGAGATATCCTCAGCTGCCTGCGGTCAACTGGCGAAAGGCTGTTGTCGCTGTCCAGTACCGCCTTCGTCCAGGCGGCACTCTCCTCCCAGAACGGCGAGGTCTCCGACGTGGCGTCGACGTCGTCGACCAATTCGAAACCCGCGGACTCAGCGGCTTCCACGTAGTCGAGCACCGTGGCCGGTTTTGTGTAGAAGTACTCGGCCCACACATCGGCCCCGTGAGGGCGTGTGGTGAACACTTCCTCGATGCACACGCTCCCGCCCGGACGAAGCACGCGCGCCAGGCGCTCGAACCACCGGGGACGGTTGAAATATCCGCTGCTCTCGATCGCCACCGCCGCGTCGTAGGGGCCGTCCAAGGGGAGATGCATCGCATCACAGACCAGCGTTCGGACCTTCCCGCCCACACCGCATTCCTGCGCGAACCCGTCAACTATGGGCGCGTGTTCCGGTGCGTTGGTGACCGCCGTCACGTCGGCGCCGTACTCCTGCGCCCAGAAGAGCGAGCCTCCGCCGAGACCGCAGCCGACATCCAGGATTCTCCCCGACAGCCGGTGTTCAGCGCCCCAGATCTTGGCCGCATACCGCAGCAAACCCTCCTGATGAATCCGTATGCTGCGGCGAATGTCATCCGGCGTCGCATCATGAACATTCAGCGGCGTTTTGGAGGAAGGGTAGTGACCTACGTGATAGTGGATCCTGGGTCCGGGCCCGTACTTGCGGACAAGCCTGGCCGTTTTGTCGTCGTAGTACTGGCCAACTATTCTTACCTCGTCCTGAGGCTCCAGCGCTGTTTGAGGTGAACTCGAAAGTTCATTCAGATTTGACACGGTCACTCCTCCAGAGCTCGGATGCCGACGACGTTGGCGAATGGCCTGCTTTGGTCGTTACGCTGCGCTCGTCATGAGTTTGGCGAGGATACGTGGTTCGACAGGGATCGCCGGACCGGATTCCTCATGATCCGGAATCCTGCCGCCCTGAAATTGAGTGGCAGCTATTTGATTCCATCCTGAACGTCCTCTTCCGGTCGTGTCAACGACGGGGCGTGAGCATCTTCGACTTTAGGAAAAACCCCAAAGCGGACGGCATAATGCCTGGATTGGACTTCCCTGCGGAATGATAGCTGCCGGGCGCTCCGAGGCCGTATTCGAGTCCGGCTATTAAGCCGGCACCCACTCCTTGTTCGGCAACGCGGGCCAGACGTTCCGACGAGGACGTCGTGGCAACGGAACGGAGTGGGAATGAGTGGCGGTCGGTGCGCGAATTCCAGCGGGCGTTGCTGCTGGTCGGGCACGGGTGCCGGACATGACCCGTCGCGCCGGGCAGTCGGCGCGAACTGACCGAGAGGGCCGCCGCGGCCGCCCATCACACCCGGTGAGGAGCACTGTTCGACATGACGCTGCTGGAAACCGTGCGCGATCCGGCGCGGCTGCGTGAGCTGACCGCCGGGGAGTTGCGCGACCTCGCCGGGGAGATACGCGCCTTCCTGATCGAGCGGGTCTCCGCGACCGGGGGACACCTCGGGCCCAACCTGGGGGTGGTCGAGCTGACCGTCGCGTTGCACACGGTGTTCGAATCCCCGCGGGACAGGTTGGTGTGGGACACCGGGCACCAGTCCTACGTGCACAAGATCCTGACGGGCCGCCAGGCCGGGTTCGGCCGGCTGCGCAAGGCGGGCGGGGTCTCCGGTTACCCGAGCCGGGAGGAGTCCGAGCACGACCTGGTGGAGAACTCGCACGCGTCCACCGCGCTGTCCTACGCGGACGGGCTGGCCAGGGCGGACGCCCACCTCGGCCGGCGCGACCGGGCGACCGTCGCGATCATCGGCGACGGCGCGATGACCGGCGGCATGGCCTGGGAGGCGCTCAACAACATCGCGGGCGGGCCGGAGCGACCGCTCGTCATCGTGCTCAACGACAACCAACGCTCCTACGCGCCGACCGTCGGCGGGCTGGCCGAGCACCTGGCCGACCTGCGCGCCGGGCGTGGGCCCGGCGTGTTCGAACAACTCGGGCTCGGTTACCTCGGCCCCGTCGACGGTCACGATCTCCCCGCCGTCCAGGACTCCCTGCGGCACGCGGTCGCACTGGGCGGGCCGGTGGTGGTGCATGTGATCACCGCCAAGGGCAAGGGATACCGGCACACCGAAACCAACGACCTCGACCTCGGCCACGCCGTCAAACCGATGGACCCGCACACCGGGCAGGCACTGAAGGCGTCGCCCCCGTCGTTCACATCGGTGTTCGGCGAAAAGTTGGTCGAACTGGCCGAGCGGCGCGACGACCTCGTGGCGATCACGGCCGCGATGACCGAGCCGACCGGGCTCCTGCCGCTGCGGCGCAGGTTTCCGCACCGGGTGATCGACGTCGGCATCGCCGAGCAGCACGCGGTCACGATGGCCGCCGGGTTGTCCATGGGCGGCGTGCATCCGGTGGTGGCCATCTACTCCACGTTCCTCAACCGCGCGCTCGACCAACTGCTCATGGACGTGGCGCTGCACCGCCGCCCGGTGACGTTCGTCCTCGACCGGTCCGGGGTGACCGGCGACGACGGGCCGAGCCACAACGGTATGTGGGACCTGTCGGTGCTCCAGGTGGTGCCGGGGCTGCGGATCGCGGCACCGCGGGACGGTGCCAGGCTGGCCGAACTGCTGGCCGAGGCGGTGGCGTGGCGCCAGGGTCCGACTCTGCTGCGGT
This window of the Streptomyces niveus genome carries:
- a CDS encoding cytochrome P450, coding for MREGRSFDPYGAHRDDPYSFLAGIGETESVFYAPLLDAWCVTRREDIVAVLRDDRNFSARDHNPCSTVELPEDVTRMLRTWRGAGALAVGSLDPPEHARIREVLNVGFTPARVRAFEPTIRAIAAGLVERTAVAPEFDFITDFAVPYSLEVICRRLGIPDEYLDRCRTWSEQRIELMMLQRDTDPDRLREYARGLMDFGAFARSLVQERLASPQDDLISELLHDGKAGRTLTADEAAVQVPTLIFAGHMTCAEALGTILFQQLQSPGGWAEVVDGTVATRDLVEEGLRFDSPLAGMYRSAVHDVVVGDVHLAAGSRLLLLYGAAGRDTHSPACPVGFSPGSGSASHLAFGHGIHFCLGAGFARLELEIAIQAVATGMPDLTLAPGPPPRHRPVFPLRALTELRVRQPGRIPGRSSGDPDDTSPPAERT
- a CDS encoding methyltransferase domain-containing protein — translated: MTVEQFPAPSDVAGMYDGIGQIYGSAWGPNKHYGYWENDADDSSIEVATDRLTDLMISGVAAQAGQRVLDIGCGIGHPALRLVRACDVDVLGISVSHVQVARAKELAAAAGLADRATFQFTDAMDMPFPDGSFDAAWAFESMWHMPDRGQVLSETARVLRPGGRLAIADVIERGPVSPEGRVVLDHICENYAVRSLGTVDEYRTALAANGFVDVEIRDISDNVSRTLAVMADAVETVHDKLADLVGEEQATSLIDFMRLSAVTPESGYLFLTAVRA
- a CDS encoding methyltransferase domain-containing protein, which produces MSNLNELSSSPQTALEPQDEVRIVGQYYDDKTARLVRKYGPGPRIHYHVGHYPSSKTPLNVHDATPDDIRRSIRIHQEGLLRYAAKIWGAEHRLSGRILDVGCGLGGGSLFWAQEYGADVTAVTNAPEHAPIVDGFAQECGVGGKVRTLVCDAMHLPLDGPYDAAVAIESSGYFNRPRWFERLARVLRPGGSVCIEEVFTTRPHGADVWAEYFYTKPATVLDYVEAAESAGFELVDDVDATSETSPFWEESAAWTKAVLDSDNSLSPVDRRQLRISLMANQALGTEWQAGGLRLGFLRFELK
- a CDS encoding 1-deoxy-D-xylulose-5-phosphate synthase, with amino-acid sequence MTLLETVRDPARLRELTAGELRDLAGEIRAFLIERVSATGGHLGPNLGVVELTVALHTVFESPRDRLVWDTGHQSYVHKILTGRQAGFGRLRKAGGVSGYPSREESEHDLVENSHASTALSYADGLARADAHLGRRDRATVAIIGDGAMTGGMAWEALNNIAGGPERPLVIVLNDNQRSYAPTVGGLAEHLADLRAGRGPGVFEQLGLGYLGPVDGHDLPAVQDSLRHAVALGGPVVVHVITAKGKGYRHTETNDLDLGHAVKPMDPHTGQALKASPPSFTSVFGEKLVELAERRDDLVAITAAMTEPTGLLPLRRRFPHRVIDVGIAEQHAVTMAAGLSMGGVHPVVAIYSTFLNRALDQLLMDVALHRRPVTFVLDRSGVTGDDGPSHNGMWDLSVLQVVPGLRIAAPRDGARLAELLAEAVAWRQGPTLLRFPKGPVGEDLPAIATFNGIDVLLRSGPLDVLIISVGALAGLALTVAEGVRAQGIGVTVVDPRWVAPVNPALADLGRRHRLAITVEDNSRAGGVGSAIAQALRDADVPTPLREFGIPRRFLGHGSRAEVLAACGLTSQNITRVVVELLAGLDAAPASASASASAGIDDLGT